From a single Nothobranchius furzeri strain GRZ-AD chromosome 9, NfurGRZ-RIMD1, whole genome shotgun sequence genomic region:
- the hipk3b gene encoding homeodomain-interacting protein kinase 3 isoform X2, whose product MASQVLVYPPHIYQTQTSAFSSVKKLKVEPSSCVYHERAHPRTYLNSRTLGIVHPTKQACSFVNRDLAVGLKVRGGQQYPVQTVVVRGVQRQHPGKRGGGAGPLVAQGQPEAGAVHSQGKEQQHQTVEESGSSSGSTGAGGGGRGEGCSGGVEGGGGGEEGDREENCEGLNSADSSQRCGLKRKSEELDNRGSTMQIVEELSMLPAMLQTTNVGNAAVTAPAAVGAGGGPSKQGVGHGGVGVTGGTGGGDGDYQVVQHEVLCSMKNTYEVLDFLGRGTFGQVVKCWKRGTGEVVAVKILKNHPSYARQGQIEVGILARLSGENADEHNLVRAFECFQHRSHTCLVFEMLEQNLYDFLKQSKFSPLPLKVIRPILQQVATALKKLKSMGLIHADLKPENIMLVDPVRQPYRVKVIDFGSASHVSKAVCSTYLQSRYYRAPEIILGLQFCEAIDMWSLGCVMAELFLGWPLYPGALEYDQIRYISQTQGLPGEHLLNVGTKTARFFCKESDSPYAAWRLKSTDEHETETGMKSKEARKYIFSCLDDIVHVNLMMNLEGSDLLAEKADRREFVGLLKKMLLIDAEERIAPAEALVHPFVTMQHLLDFPHSSHVKSCFHIMDVCWTRPGAFEAANRNKGPFVRPVNTPSASANHPFSKIPAVHPQGLVPSAPSVMHPGIPLQAGSGQFGCSESFQQALILCPPAIQAKPAGYPVRMEASVPLVTQAPSIQQIQIRPGVITQAWSSHAQQILVPTWQQVTSVPPQPTTLASDTVTGSQRIGDWGKVRPHGNHYSSMIAHPQPFLTNQMTMPTHQPVNIGIAHVVWPQPAANKRAKPCVNRGRNTSHNTGIQNLACQSPKMADTAKNVEEIEEEEARCPEEGHSVGGRQVAEDEENCCKVEPDCEELSVSQEQRQAMVISDLASPAVSVISISSDEEEDDAQRHSMGECKGSADCEACQSTVSMERVCSLSSPDSTLSTSSSAQSNSPCKHPNSMSDDEQESSCDTVDSSPASRASGHSNSPFTERRYIADSNQNCEPRVACVAPETEPSKPTVRTVVVPPMRVQNNNNCGVIEAPGNTGHVAWDYAVLVGHRGFHSLRVFVPDQRARRSWATAPPLHPAPQQAPENHLRVSAPATATYWLWAGAAFWFLPPGMERKLYQPPTASLHPSYHARPPFYPLPQQPQPHNRPPPPPFWALPAYLIVVPSIWSAGPDCPCGPPPGLPWGLPSCPPAHLQHLTPGRHCASGGCGYQPAAAALPHFTPAGPIQASFPPSLLHRLACLRQFPSQPYQNKPVPLHLSVAALVHFLPPGG is encoded by the exons ATGGCCTCACAAGTCTTGGTCTACCCACCACACATTTATCAAACCCAGACAAGTGCCTTTAGCAGTGTGAAGAAACTCAAAGTCGAGCCCAGCAGCTGTGTGTACCATGAGAGGGCACACCCGCGGACTTATCTGAACAGCAGAACCCTTGGCATTGTTCACCCAACTAAACAAGCCTGCTCGTTTGTGAATCGAGACTTGGCAGTGGGCCTGAAAGTACGTGGAGGACAGCAGTACCCAGTGCAGACAGTGGTGGTTCGTGGTGTGCAAAGACAACACCCCGGTAAAAGAGGCGGGGGAGCAGGCCCACTTGTGGCCCAGGGGCAACCGGAGGCAGGGGCTGTCCACTCGCAGGGCAAGGAGCAGCAGCATCAGACAGTTGAAGAAAGTGGGAGCAGCAGTGGATCaacaggagcaggaggagggggaAGGGGAGAGGGCTGCAGTGGAGGAgttgaaggaggaggaggaggggaggagggTGACAGAGAGGAGAACTGTGAAGGTTTGAACTCCGCTGACAGCTCTCAGAGATGTGGGCTGAAACGTAAAAGTGAGGAGCTGGATAACCGAGGGAGCACCATGCAGATTGTGGAGGAACTGTCAATGTTGCCCGCCATGTTGCAAACGACGAATGTGGGGAATGCAGCCGTAACAGCACCGGCGGCTGTTGGGGCTGGAGGAGGCCCCTCCAAACAGGGTGTAGGACACGGAGGTGTAGGTGTTACAGGAGGTACAGGAGGAGGGGATGGGGACTATCAGGTAGTACAGCATGAAGTCCTGTGTTCCATGAAGAATACTTATGAAGTTCTGGATTTTCTGGGGCGTGGCACATTCGGTCAGGTAGTCAAGTGCTGGAAGAGGGGAACAGGTGAGGTAGTGGCCGTGAAGATCCTGAAGAACCATCCTTCATATGCCCGGCAGGGGCAAATAGAGGTTGGGATCCTCGCTCGTCTGAGCGGAGAGAACGCAGATGAGCACAACTTGGTGCGAGCCTTTGAATGCTTCCAGCACCGCAGCCACACTTGCCTAGTATTTGAGATGCTTGAGCAGAACCTGTATGATTTCCTGAAACAGAGTAAGTTCAGCCCGCTCCCTCTAAAAGTGATCAGACCTATACTACAGCAAGTAGCCACAGCTCTGAAGAAGTTGAAGAGCATGGGTCTAATACACGCAGACCTGAAGCCGGAGAACATAATGCTGGTGGACCCAGTGAGGCAGCCCtacagggtgaaggtgattgacTTTGGCTCAGCCAGTCACGTATCCAAAGCAGTGTGTTCAACGTACCTCCAGTCTCGGTACTATAG GGCTCCAGAGATTATTTTGGGACTACAGTTTTGTGAAGCCATAGACATGTGGTCCCTAGGCTGCGTGATGGCAGAACTTTTTCTGGGCTGGCCTCTTTACCCTGGGGCCCTGGAGTACGACCAG ATTCGCTACATCTCACAGACACAAGGTTTACCTGGAGAGCATTTACTGAACGTGGGGACGAAGACAGCACGGTTCTTTTGCAAAGAATCCGATTCACCTTATGCAGCATGGAGGCTGAAG TCAACAGATGAGCACGAAACAGAGACtggaatgaaatcaaaggaagcaAGGAAGTACATCTTCAGCTGTTTGGACGACATAGTGCAC GTGAACTTGATGATGAATCTGGAAGGTAGTGACTTGTTAGCAGAAAAGGCCGACCGTCGGGAGTTTGTGGGCCTGCTGAAGAAGATGCTGCTGATTGATGCAGAGGAGAGGATTGCCCCCGCTGAAGCTCTCGTCCACCCGTTTGTGACGATGCAACACCTGCTCGACTTCCCGCACAGCAGCCA TGTGAAGTCTTGTTTCCATATCATGGATGTTTGCTGGACTCGCCCCGGTGCGTTCGAGGCTGCCAACCGAAACAAAGGGCCTTTCGTTAGGCCTGTAAATACCCCTTCTGCCTCAGCCAACCACCCCTTCAGCAAGATCCCAGCAGTCCACCCTCAA GGGTTGGTTCCATCAGCGCCCTCTGTAATGCACCCCGGTATACCACTGCAGGCTGGTAGTGGTCAGTTTGGATGTAGTGAGTCGTTTCAGCAGGCTCTCATTCTGTGTCCCCCAGCAATACAAG CAAAGCCCGCTGGCTACCCTGTGCGGATGGAGGCCTCTGTACCCCTAGTCACCCAAGCTCCTTCAATTCAGCAAATACAAATCCGACCTGGAGTCATCACGCAG GCCTGGTCGAGCCATGCACAGCAGATCTTGGTGCCCACTTGGCAGCAGGTGACATCTGTGCCCCCACAACCAACCACTCTGGCATCAGACACTGTGACAGGCTCTCAGAGGATAGGTGACTGGGG gaaAGTGCGTCCCCATGGTAACCATTACAGCTCTATGATTGCACACCCTCAGCCATTCTTAACCAACCAAATGACCATGCCCACCCACCAGCCAGTCAACATCGGCATTGCACATGTGGTGTGGCCGCAGCCAGCTGCAAACAAGAGAGCAAAACCGTGTGTGAACAG GGGGAGGAACACCTCCCATAACACAGGCATCCAAAACTTAGCATGCCAGTCCCCAAAGATGGCCGATACAGCAAAGAATGTTGAAGaaatagaggaggaggaggccagaTGTCCAGAGGAAGGGCACTCTGTGGGAGGGAGGCAAGTCGCTGAGGATGAGGAGAATTGCTGTAAAGTGGAGCCAGACTGCGAGGAGCTCTCCGTTTCACAGGAGCAGCGGCAGGCCATGGTGATCTCTGACCTTGCCAGCCCGGCTGTTAGTGTCATCAGCATCAGCagcgatgaggaggaggatgatgcacAGAGACACTCGATGGGGGA ATGTAAAGGTAGTGCAGATTGTGAGGCATGTCAGAGCACCGTCAGTATGGAGAGGGTGTGTTCTCTCAGCAGCCCAGACAGTACGCTCAGCACCAGCTCCTCGGCCCAGTCCAACTCCCCGTGCAAACACCCCAACAG CATGTCAGACGACGAGCAGGAGAGCAGCTGCGACACGGTGGACAGCTCGCCTGCATCGCGAGCGTCCGGCCACAGCAACAGTCCCTTTACAGAGCGGCGATACATTGCCGACAGCAACCAGAACTGCGAGCCTCGTGTTGCTTGCGTCGCCCCGGAAACCGAGCCCAGCAAGCCAACAGTTCGCACTGTTGTGGTGCCACCGATGCGCGTGCAAAACAATAACAACTGTGGCGTCATCGAAGCGCCTGGTAACACAG GGCACGTGGCCTGGGATTATGCTGTGTTAGTAGGCCACAGAGGTTTTCACAG TCTTAGAGTCTTCGTGCCAGACCAAAGGGCGAGGCGTTCCTGGGCGACTGCACCACCACTCCACCCCGCTCCTCAACAGGCCCCAGAGAATCACCTCCGTGTTTCAGCCCCAGCAACAGCAACCTATTGGCTTTGGGCAG GTGCAGCATTTTGGTTCCTGCCACCAGGAATGGAACGGAAACTTTACCAACCGCCGACCGCAAGCCTACATCCCTCCTACCATGCACGGCCACCCTTTTACCCTctcccacagcagccccaaccaCACAAcaggcccccacccccacctttcTGGGCACTCCCAGCCTACCTTATTGTCGTACCCTCCATCTGGTCCGCTGGTCCCGACTGCCCCTGTGGCCCACCTCCTGGCCTCCCCTGGGGCCTCCCGTCCTGTCCTCCAGCCCACCTACAGCATCTCACACCCGGCAGGCATTGTGCATCAGGTGGCTGTGGGTATCAACCCGCGGCTGCTGCCCTCCCCCACTTTACACCCGCAGGGCCAATTCAAGCCTCTTTTCCCCCCTCACTCTTACATCGCCTCGCCTGCTTACGGCAGTTTCCCTCTCAGCCCTACCAAAATAAACCAGTACCCCTACATCTGAGTGTGGCTGCTCTGGTACATTTTCTACCACCTGGGggctaa